Proteins encoded in a region of the Candidatus Nitrosomarinus catalina genome:
- a CDS encoding aminotransferase class V-fold PLP-dependent enzyme, with translation MNLMSKDISADFPVSNKIYLNNASVSLMPSQSISAMNDFLISYNSLGPDSSDSACLIEEKLNNVRKIIAKIICCKSEEVILTQSTTDGINIVANGLSFDDSSNIIIRGMTHEHHSNFYPWIKLKNKISVRNLPIDSNGFFKLDDLKSNVDNNTKLLAISHALYNTGSILPVEKISASLKKEIPFFIDSAQTIGCIGTHDVSKLGCDFMSFNGSKWLCGPMGTGLFYCKKESSELLEPKTVGGESAIIENDNNLIFKDIPEKFQTGFRNYVGIVGLESSVKYLLNFGMENIRKKNQNLSNIFRDELMKIPDVVLYGPEDPDKRTSIVSFNIKNFDSEKVVKKLEKQNIILAVREIMEKKIIRVSPHFFNNESDMLKVIDEIKKL, from the coding sequence ATGAATTTAATGTCAAAAGATATTTCTGCTGATTTTCCTGTATCCAACAAAATCTATTTGAATAATGCATCTGTTTCTTTAATGCCTTCTCAGAGCATTAGTGCAATGAATGATTTTCTAATTTCATACAATTCTCTAGGACCTGATTCTAGCGATTCAGCATGCTTAATTGAAGAAAAACTCAATAATGTAAGAAAAATTATTGCTAAAATTATTTGTTGCAAGTCTGAAGAAGTAATTTTGACTCAAAGTACTACTGATGGAATTAATATTGTTGCAAATGGTTTATCTTTTGATGATTCCTCTAACATCATAATTAGAGGAATGACTCATGAACATCATTCCAATTTTTATCCGTGGATTAAATTAAAAAATAAAATTTCAGTTAGAAATCTTCCAATTGATTCAAATGGGTTTTTTAAATTAGATGACTTAAAATCAAATGTAGATAACAATACAAAATTATTAGCTATAAGTCATGCTTTGTATAACACTGGTTCCATTTTACCTGTCGAAAAAATTTCTGCTTCACTAAAAAAGGAAATCCCATTTTTTATTGATAGTGCACAAACAATTGGGTGTATTGGTACACATGATGTATCAAAATTGGGATGTGATTTTATGTCATTTAATGGGTCTAAATGGTTGTGTGGACCAATGGGAACAGGTTTGTTTTATTGTAAAAAAGAATCAAGTGAATTATTAGAGCCAAAAACTGTTGGAGGTGAATCTGCAATAATTGAAAATGACAATAATTTAATTTTTAAGGATATACCTGAAAAGTTTCAAACTGGTTTTAGAAATTATGTTGGAATTGTTGGATTAGAATCTTCAGTAAAATATCTGTTAAATTTTGGTATGGAAAATATTCGCAAAAAAAATCAAAATTTATCTAATATTTTTAGAGATGAATTAATGAAAATCCCTGATGTTGTTTTATACGGCCCAGAGGATCCAGATAAACGAACCAGTATTGTCTCGTTTAACATCAAGAATTTTGATTCAGAAAAAGTTGTCAAAAAACTTGAAAAACAAAATATTATTTTAGCGGTTAGAGAAATAATGGAAAAAAAGATTATTCGTGTATCGCCTCATTTTTTTAATAACGAATCAGATATGCTAAAAGTAATTGATGAAATTAAAAAACTATAG
- a CDS encoding ATP-binding protein, with translation MPVGIIPDISEQMCIGCALCVEICTTLGPDVLRVKPVEGWKRGKAFVFYPERCISDGACIGVCPTKAIFWMRPMDFTVGQPVPLYKNSVFVKGWTELID, from the coding sequence ATGCCAGTAGGAATTATTCCAGACATAAGTGAACAAATGTGTATCGGATGCGCACTCTGTGTAGAAATCTGTACAACACTTGGTCCTGATGTCCTTAGAGTAAAACCAGTTGAAGGCTGGAAAAGAGGTAAAGCATTTGTCTTCTACCCAGAAAGATGTATTTCTGATGGTGCATGCATCGGTGTATGCCCAACAAAAGCAATCTTTTGGATGAGACCAATGGACTTTACAGTTGGACAACCAGTTCCACTCTACAAGAACTCAGTCTTCGTCAAAGGTTGGACTGAATTAATCGATTAG
- a CDS encoding J domain-containing protein: MVESNYDILGIVEGTTEKEIRDAFRRLALQFHSDRGGENEQFIKIKQAYDDLKIGKKYPDTDIEKIKNSRVYSDESEEDVRRKNQILGQELSKEMKTAEEWASALNRSNATASRLFGSKTLGEIELERKATGTLSIKGNFMAGSLTYDGPIIMQGSITSPSWTQEYKTNIRLTKGDFKFIEPLENKYKIENGAQIFVDNGNAVVGNIYGRKFRVEDKEGRVGVFQIQEHRTTISAPEGKIVAENVVNTVSLVADSIIVLNVEEDAVISAREILFYGSKLTYDCVIKLKQNGSIRFFETFSIQGLSGDAIIELENGKKIRLFDLKTKKIKDLADEFVPHKENYNKDATMVGNGFTITYDMLDNLSKKPTKKSTSNWKSKFKFSKN; encoded by the coding sequence ATGGTAGAATCTAATTATGATATTTTAGGTATTGTAGAAGGAACTACTGAAAAAGAGATTAGGGACGCATTCAGAAGGTTAGCTTTACAATTTCACTCAGATCGAGGAGGAGAAAATGAACAATTCATTAAAATCAAACAAGCATACGATGATCTAAAAATTGGAAAAAAATATCCTGATACTGATATCGAAAAAATCAAAAACTCTAGAGTTTATTCTGATGAAAGCGAAGAGGATGTTAGAAGGAAAAATCAGATTTTAGGTCAAGAATTATCTAAAGAAATGAAAACTGCTGAAGAATGGGCATCTGCTTTAAATCGTTCAAATGCAACTGCTAGCAGATTATTTGGTTCTAAAACTCTTGGTGAAATTGAATTAGAAAGGAAAGCAACAGGAACATTATCTATTAAAGGTAATTTTATGGCTGGAAGTTTAACTTATGATGGGCCTATAATTATGCAAGGAAGTATTACTAGCCCTTCATGGACTCAAGAATATAAAACTAATATTCGTTTAACTAAAGGTGATTTCAAATTCATTGAACCACTAGAAAATAAATATAAAATTGAAAATGGTGCACAAATTTTTGTAGATAATGGAAATGCAGTTGTAGGTAATATTTATGGTAGAAAATTTAGAGTTGAAGATAAAGAAGGTAGAGTTGGAGTTTTTCAAATTCAAGAACATAGAACAACTATATCTGCACCAGAAGGAAAAATTGTTGCTGAAAATGTTGTAAATACTGTATCTCTCGTAGCAGATTCAATCATTGTTTTAAATGTTGAAGAAGATGCAGTTATCTCTGCACGTGAAATTTTATTTTATGGCAGTAAGTTAACTTATGATTGTGTAATTAAATTAAAACAAAATGGTTCAATTAGATTTTTTGAAACATTTTCTATTCAAGGATTAAGTGGTGATGCAATTATTGAATTGGAAAATGGTAAAAAGATCCGATTGTTTGATCTTAAAACTAAAAAAATTAAAGACTTAGCTGATGAATTTGTTCCTCATAAAGAAAATTACAATAAAGATGCTACTATGGTCGGAAATGGATTTACTATTACTTATGACATGTTGGATAATTTATCAAAAAAACCAACTAAGAAATCAACTTCAAATTGGAAATCAAAATTCAAATTTTCTAAAAATTAG
- the glnA gene encoding type I glutamate--ammonia ligase produces MDSKQVLQTIEDEKISFIDFWFVDIFGELHNVGMPSYAIDETSFVNGLEKLDASSIVGFKSVNNSDMILMPDPNSFKILPNDYDPGHRKNARIFCDLYDGSTNKKDRYNRDSRGIAHKSAEKLGEFGFTHTNWGPEIEFFVFDSINVYPSPYAATHSGGGSGYSIESKESPWAKGNVSTAIDIKEGYYPSQPKDTLEGFRKDVCDDLYNYFGIKIEAEHHEVATSGQCEINLVYDEMIGMADNVIAVKNLVKVKAKRKNKVATFMPKPIFGDNASAMHTHQSLWKNNTNVMYDHDDEVAQMSQTGRYYVGGILSHASALCAISNPTTNSYKRLVPGFEAPVNVCWGLANRSTAIRIPMYNRNQEKSKRIEYRVPDPTANIYLLEAALLLAGLDGIKNKIDPGDPIEENVYKLSSEKKREYNIGSLPVSLKGSLDALSSDSNFLEEVFTKDFLETYSELKYKEYTAFAQTPTAWEVSMYADA; encoded by the coding sequence TTGGATTCTAAACAGGTACTACAAACTATTGAAGATGAAAAAATCTCTTTCATCGATTTTTGGTTTGTAGATATTTTTGGTGAACTTCATAATGTTGGAATGCCTAGTTATGCAATTGATGAAACTAGTTTTGTAAATGGTCTTGAAAAACTAGATGCTAGTTCAATTGTTGGATTCAAATCTGTTAATAATTCTGATATGATTTTAATGCCTGATCCAAATTCATTTAAAATTTTACCAAATGACTATGATCCAGGACATAGAAAAAATGCAAGGATCTTTTGTGATCTTTATGATGGGAGTACAAACAAAAAAGATAGATACAATAGAGATTCTAGAGGAATTGCACACAAGTCAGCAGAAAAACTTGGAGAATTTGGATTTACTCACACGAATTGGGGCCCCGAAATTGAATTTTTTGTTTTTGATTCAATTAATGTTTATCCATCACCATATGCTGCAACCCATTCAGGTGGTGGTTCAGGTTATTCAATTGAATCTAAAGAATCACCGTGGGCTAAAGGAAATGTCAGTACTGCTATAGATATCAAAGAAGGATATTATCCATCACAACCAAAGGACACACTTGAAGGATTTAGAAAAGATGTATGTGATGATTTGTATAATTATTTTGGAATAAAAATTGAAGCAGAACATCATGAAGTTGCAACTTCAGGCCAATGTGAAATTAATTTAGTTTATGATGAAATGATTGGAATGGCTGATAATGTAATTGCAGTTAAAAATTTAGTTAAAGTCAAAGCTAAAAGAAAAAATAAAGTTGCAACTTTTATGCCAAAACCAATTTTTGGTGATAATGCATCAGCTATGCACACACATCAAAGTTTATGGAAAAATAATACTAATGTCATGTATGATCATGATGATGAAGTTGCTCAAATGAGTCAAACTGGTAGATATTATGTTGGTGGAATACTTAGTCATGCATCAGCACTATGCGCTATTTCAAATCCTACAACTAATTCTTACAAAAGACTTGTTCCTGGATTTGAGGCACCAGTCAATGTTTGTTGGGGATTGGCAAATCGTTCAACAGCAATAAGAATTCCAATGTATAATAGAAATCAAGAAAAAAGTAAAAGAATTGAATATCGTGTACCTGATCCTACTGCAAATATCTATCTATTAGAAGCTGCATTACTCTTAGCAGGTCTTGATGGAATAAAAAATAAAATTGATCCTGGAGATCCTATTGAAGAAAATGTTTACAAACTTTCTTCAGAAAAGAAGAGAGAATATAATATTGGTTCATTACCTGTATCACTAAAAGGTTCACTAGATGCTCTAAGTAGTGATTCTAACTTTTTAGAGGAAGTTTTTACAAAAGACTTCCTTGAAACTTATTCTGAATTAAAATATAAGGAATATACTGCATTTGCACAAACTCCTACTGCTTGGGAAGTTTCTATGTATGCAGATGCTTAG
- a CDS encoding KamA family radical SAM protein, with protein sequence MTYQKSIWNETPSMKSYTLSNFRQLPQIQQLSEEKQFEMEVVGNVLPFKANNYVVEQLIDWNNIPNDPIFVLTFPQKGMLKPEHYDMMADALKNNADKKEITKIANEIRLQLNPHPAGQMELNVPTLNDGTKLYGMQHKYKETCLFFPSQSQTCHAYCSFCFRWPQFVGMDEMKFAMQEGEQLVQYVREHPEITDVLFTGGDPMIMKAKIFSKYIDAIIDANLPNLKTIRIGTKALAYWPYKFLTDSDSQEMLQVFKKITESGLHLAFMAHFNHLNELSTPAVKDAIKEVRKTGAQIRTQSPLLTHINDDAEMWAKMWTKQVELGCIPYYMFVVRDTGAQHYFGISLIKAHEIFKKAYSSVSGIARTVRGPSMSATPGKVHVMGTTNVNDQKVIVLRFIQGRNPDWVDVPFFAKYDENAIWLDDLKPISDEKFFFEEGMIEIQKNKLN encoded by the coding sequence ATGACCTATCAAAAATCAATTTGGAACGAAACCCCATCTATGAAATCATATACGTTATCAAATTTTCGTCAACTTCCACAAATTCAACAACTTTCTGAAGAAAAACAATTTGAGATGGAGGTTGTAGGAAATGTATTGCCATTTAAAGCAAATAATTATGTCGTTGAACAATTAATTGATTGGAATAATATTCCAAATGATCCTATTTTTGTTTTAACATTTCCACAAAAAGGAATGTTAAAACCTGAACATTATGATATGATGGCTGATGCATTAAAAAATAATGCTGATAAAAAAGAAATAACTAAGATTGCAAATGAAATTAGATTACAATTAAATCCACATCCTGCAGGCCAAATGGAACTTAATGTTCCAACACTAAATGATGGTACAAAATTATACGGAATGCAACATAAATACAAAGAAACTTGTTTGTTTTTCCCAAGTCAAAGTCAAACCTGTCATGCATATTGTAGCTTTTGCTTTAGATGGCCACAATTTGTTGGAATGGATGAAATGAAATTTGCAATGCAAGAAGGTGAACAACTGGTTCAATATGTTAGAGAACACCCTGAAATTACAGATGTATTATTTACAGGAGGTGATCCAATGATCATGAAAGCAAAAATCTTTTCAAAATATATTGATGCAATAATTGATGCAAATCTTCCTAATCTTAAAACTATTAGAATCGGAACAAAGGCACTTGCATATTGGCCTTACAAGTTTTTGACAGATTCAGATTCCCAAGAAATGTTACAAGTTTTTAAGAAAATCACTGAAAGTGGTTTGCATCTTGCATTTATGGCTCATTTCAACCATCTAAATGAACTATCTACACCAGCTGTAAAAGATGCAATTAAAGAAGTTAGAAAAACAGGTGCTCAAATTAGAACTCAATCTCCTCTTTTAACACATATCAATGATGATGCAGAAATGTGGGCAAAAATGTGGACAAAACAAGTTGAATTAGGTTGTATTCCATACTACATGTTTGTAGTTAGAGATACAGGTGCTCAACATTACTTTGGAATTTCTTTAATTAAAGCGCATGAAATTTTTAAAAAAGCATATTCTTCGGTTAGTGGAATAGCTAGAACTGTTCGTGGACCAAGTATGTCTGCAACACCCGGAAAAGTCCATGTTATGGGAACTACAAATGTAAATGATCAAAAAGTAATTGTCTTGAGGTTCATACAAGGCCGAAATCCTGATTGGGTGGATGTGCCATTTTTTGCAAAATATGATGAAAATGCAATATGGTTAGATGATTTAAAACCCATATCTGATGAAAAATTCTTCTTTGAAGAAGGAATGATTGAAATCCAAAAAAATAAACTCAATTGA
- a CDS encoding mechanosensitive ion channel family protein, translating to MSEGDISQISVGEFETVSQLLASSESLQLAFLIMIIGIIAIAAAYRKFSSLIKSKKIFYTRPHLSKFVQNAVLPFFAIALISSTNAYIQTSELFENDSNSLTMELTPEETFAKILNTFNILVIGYTISHLIPIMLTKRDKSILEKEDFGMWYDMQGFVDDNDLFHKLYKWVPPTITPEDFTDEEFKKLCKTKEGINQLEQHRNSKGNPIGSYEKLVSNPFEKWKESERAKYLKYFNNCVTGNNQSGRKLKPGAKPDEIFPIDIWREEKRINGFEPLIPSNRPAGYARKKREGIPKSFKQILPVGIFVATILGIVSWWGVDLFVLATATGGLAIGIGLALQETMQNYFAYLMIRKDNIFKEGERIQLESGYNGIVHKITPRVTYVRDALHESVAIIPTRQLVTAQIINYTKENKLVPALVTVGVSYLNDPKQVAAILVKIGKRGMVEIKDAKGRHLVRQNRCPNLDENKSSCGCDKDLHVDISQPVVRFNQFNDSALDFSMWLYVKDYGSQFKTKTDLRMIMYEEFKRYDIRIPWPIRTVYQGDEKREQIEIDEKDEFRNKVIDEYGLGDLGRGEGDE from the coding sequence ATGAGCGAAGGCGATATTTCACAAATTTCTGTTGGCGAATTTGAAACTGTTTCACAATTATTGGCATCATCAGAATCACTTCAATTAGCATTTCTCATCATGATAATTGGAATAATTGCAATAGCTGCTGCTTATAGAAAATTTTCCTCATTAATTAAATCAAAAAAAATTTTTTACACTAGACCACATTTGTCAAAATTTGTGCAAAATGCAGTATTACCATTTTTTGCAATCGCATTAATTTCATCAACAAATGCATATATTCAAACTTCAGAATTATTTGAAAATGATTCTAATTCATTAACAATGGAATTAACTCCAGAAGAAACTTTTGCAAAAATTCTCAACACTTTTAATATTTTAGTTATAGGCTATACCATTTCTCATTTAATTCCCATTATGCTTACAAAACGAGATAAATCAATTCTTGAAAAAGAAGATTTTGGTATGTGGTATGATATGCAAGGTTTTGTTGACGATAATGATCTTTTTCATAAATTATACAAATGGGTTCCACCAACAATTACGCCAGAAGATTTTACTGATGAAGAATTTAAAAAATTATGTAAAACAAAAGAAGGAATTAATCAATTAGAACAACATCGTAATTCAAAGGGAAATCCTATTGGGAGTTATGAAAAATTAGTCAGCAATCCATTTGAAAAATGGAAAGAATCTGAAAGAGCAAAATATTTGAAATATTTTAACAATTGCGTTACTGGAAATAATCAATCAGGAAGAAAATTAAAACCAGGAGCAAAACCAGATGAAATATTTCCAATAGACATATGGAGAGAAGAGAAGAGAATCAATGGTTTTGAGCCATTAATTCCTAGTAATAGACCAGCTGGATATGCACGAAAGAAAAGAGAAGGTATTCCTAAATCTTTTAAACAAATTTTACCAGTAGGAATTTTTGTTGCAACAATTTTAGGAATTGTATCATGGTGGGGAGTAGATTTGTTTGTATTAGCAACAGCAACAGGTGGACTTGCAATTGGTATAGGTTTAGCTCTACAAGAAACAATGCAAAATTATTTTGCCTATTTGATGATTAGAAAAGACAATATTTTCAAAGAAGGAGAAAGAATTCAATTAGAATCAGGGTATAACGGAATTGTTCATAAAATAACACCTAGAGTTACATATGTTAGAGATGCATTACATGAATCAGTAGCAATAATTCCTACTAGACAGTTGGTGACAGCACAAATAATCAACTATACAAAAGAAAACAAACTTGTCCCAGCACTAGTTACAGTAGGTGTTTCATATCTCAATGATCCAAAACAGGTAGCAGCAATTTTAGTTAAAATTGGAAAACGTGGCATGGTTGAAATTAAAGATGCTAAAGGAAGACACCTAGTTCGACAAAATAGATGTCCAAACTTGGATGAAAATAAATCAAGTTGTGGTTGTGATAAGGATTTACATGTAGATATTTCTCAACCAGTTGTACGATTTAATCAATTCAATGATTCTGCTTTGGATTTTTCAATGTGGTTGTACGTAAAGGATTACGGTTCACAATTTAAGACAAAAACAGATCTAAGAATGATAATGTATGAAGAATTCAAAAGATACGATATTAGAATTCCATGGCCAATTAGAACTGTCTATCAAGGAGATGAAAAGAGAGAGCAAATAGAAATTGACGAAAAAGATGAATTTAGAAATAAAGTAATTGATGAATATGGATTAGGTGATTTAGGTCGTGGAGAAGGCGACGAATAA
- a CDS encoding ribose-phosphate diphosphokinase, which yields MSQISIISGKTSEDLAKKIAKKIKANLVKSEIRIFPDGESKITLIGTISKKRSIVIQSIFPPVDTNLVHILSLITKAKENSAQVDVVIPYMGYARQDREFLPGEIVTMKVLAKLFKGAGASKIIAIDIHSLIGLKYFSIKTENVTAIPDLVKYFKKLSLKNPLIVSPDQGGKKRAKEFAKELDSDYIALEKIRDRKTGKVKIKTKNLSEVENRDLILVDDMISTGGSIIKATQFLKKQKSKRIYVACTHALLMNNAEKKIRKAGVTSIISTNTIPGKTSKVDISNTIAKAIM from the coding sequence TTGAGTCAAATATCAATTATTTCAGGAAAAACTTCAGAAGATTTAGCAAAGAAAATTGCTAAAAAAATAAAGGCAAATCTGGTTAAATCAGAAATTAGAATTTTTCCTGATGGAGAAAGTAAAATTACTTTAATTGGAACAATTTCAAAGAAGAGATCAATTGTAATACAATCAATTTTTCCACCAGTAGATACCAATTTGGTTCATATATTATCGCTAATCACAAAAGCAAAAGAAAATTCAGCCCAAGTGGATGTTGTTATTCCATATATGGGGTATGCTAGACAAGATAGAGAATTTTTACCAGGTGAAATTGTAACAATGAAAGTACTTGCAAAATTATTCAAAGGAGCAGGAGCATCAAAAATAATTGCAATAGATATTCACAGTTTGATTGGATTGAAATATTTTAGTATCAAAACAGAAAATGTGACTGCAATTCCGGACCTTGTTAAATATTTTAAAAAATTGAGCCTAAAAAATCCATTAATTGTATCACCGGATCAAGGTGGTAAAAAGAGAGCAAAAGAATTTGCAAAGGAATTGGATTCCGATTACATAGCATTAGAGAAAATAAGAGACAGAAAAACGGGTAAAGTAAAAATCAAGACAAAGAATTTGTCTGAAGTTGAAAATAGAGATTTAATTTTAGTGGATGATATGATTAGTACTGGAGGCAGTATAATCAAAGCTACACAATTTCTTAAGAAACAAAAATCTAAAAGGATCTATGTTGCATGTACACATGCATTATTAATGAATAATGCAGAAAAGAAAATTAGAAAAGCTGGAGTAACAAGTATTATTAGTACAAATACAATTCCAGGTAAAACATCAAAAGTAGATATTTCGAATACTATTGCAAAGGCAATAATGTAA
- a CDS encoding TRM11 family SAM-dependent methyltransferase — MPESFFIVSKEYLELAIDEITTITKMFDRFAKIKIISNLIIIQSKTNWKKISERATFVKTSGQILRKMSGLFLDEENFQVLKNTQSFVCRVINLSSNQLDVLELEKSMGDMISKFTQAKVNLKNPEITVYLIFTNTENFFGFSEKNENKKRPKKSKKYPHELDWKLTRVMINLTGLKKGQTVCDPFCGTGTTLLESESMGIKAIGIDFDEKMCNLTRENLELNNYNSKVLKSDFQELVKISDNFDAIVTDLPYGKSSKTSEKPEEILKRFISIVPKHKKIAVMFKKELDPKMKIKGLKKYQIYRHKSLTRTILIK, encoded by the coding sequence ATGCCAGAAAGTTTTTTCATTGTATCAAAAGAATATTTAGAACTTGCAATAGATGAAATTACTACAATAACAAAAATGTTTGATCGATTTGCTAAAATAAAAATTATCTCAAATTTAATAATTATTCAATCAAAAACCAATTGGAAAAAAATTTCTGAACGTGCTACATTTGTTAAAACATCTGGACAAATATTAAGAAAAATGTCAGGACTTTTTTTAGATGAAGAAAATTTCCAGGTATTAAAAAATACACAAAGTTTCGTATGTAGAGTAATTAATTTATCATCAAATCAATTAGATGTATTAGAATTAGAAAAATCCATGGGAGACATGATATCAAAATTTACTCAAGCAAAAGTGAATTTAAAAAATCCTGAAATTACAGTATATTTAATTTTCACAAACACAGAAAATTTTTTTGGTTTTTCAGAAAAAAATGAAAATAAAAAACGACCTAAAAAATCCAAAAAATATCCTCATGAACTAGATTGGAAATTAACAAGAGTAATGATAAATTTAACTGGATTGAAAAAAGGTCAAACTGTGTGTGATCCATTTTGTGGTACAGGCACAACATTACTTGAATCTGAGTCTATGGGCATTAAGGCTATAGGAATTGATTTTGATGAAAAAATGTGTAATTTGACAAGAGAAAATCTTGAATTAAATAATTATAATTCAAAAGTTTTGAAATCTGATTTTCAAGAATTAGTGAAAATTTCAGATAATTTTGATGCAATTGTAACTGATTTACCTTACGGAAAATCTTCAAAAACTTCAGAAAAACCAGAAGAAATTTTAAAAAGATTTATCTCAATTGTGCCTAAACATAAAAAAATTGCAGTGATGTTCAAAAAAGAATTAGATCCTAAAATGAAAATAAAAGGATTGAAAAAATATCAGATCTATAGGCATAAAAGTCTCACAAGAACTATTTTGATTAAATGA
- the rnz gene encoding ribonuclease Z — protein MKLVFLGTSAAQPTERRGLSCICLEKEGEILMFDAGESAQIAYMKSGLGWNKKMKLFVTHLHGDHCVGILGLLQTMSMQNRTESLEIFGPKGIDEFLAANIKVLNFGLPFSILINIINEGKIFENKKYMIHTAKANHSITAFSYLFEEKDKPGRFNVQKAKELGIPEGELWNKLQNGEEITNNETTIKPEQVLGEKRPGKKIGISGDTMPTKKLEEFFYQCDYLVFDSTFIEEEKQRALDTCHSTAKQAAELGKNAEVKNLILTHFSARYKDELQHKMEAEKIHNSVITAKDLLEVEIN, from the coding sequence ATGAAACTAGTTTTTTTAGGGACATCAGCTGCACAGCCAACAGAAAGAAGAGGATTATCCTGCATATGTTTAGAAAAAGAAGGTGAAATTCTAATGTTTGATGCAGGTGAATCTGCACAAATTGCGTATATGAAATCAGGTTTGGGTTGGAATAAAAAAATGAAATTATTTGTTACACATTTGCATGGAGATCATTGTGTAGGAATTTTAGGATTATTACAAACAATGTCAATGCAAAATAGAACTGAGTCGTTAGAAATTTTTGGTCCTAAAGGAATTGATGAATTTCTTGCAGCAAACATTAAGGTATTAAATTTTGGATTACCGTTTTCTATTTTAATTAATATTATTAATGAAGGAAAAATATTTGAAAATAAAAAATACATGATTCACACAGCAAAAGCTAATCATTCAATTACTGCATTTTCATATTTATTTGAAGAAAAAGATAAGCCAGGTCGATTTAATGTTCAGAAAGCAAAAGAATTAGGCATACCTGAAGGTGAATTATGGAATAAATTACAAAATGGGGAGGAGATAACAAATAATGAAACAACAATAAAACCAGAACAAGTCCTAGGTGAAAAGCGTCCAGGTAAAAAAATAGGGATATCAGGAGATACAATGCCTACAAAAAAATTAGAAGAATTTTTTTATCAATGTGATTATTTAGTTTTTGATTCTACATTTATTGAAGAAGAAAAACAAAGAGCTTTAGATACTTGCCATTCAACTGCAAAACAAGCTGCAGAATTAGGTAAAAATGCAGAAGTAAAAAATCTAATTTTAACACATTTTTCTGCAAGATATAAAGATGAATTACAACATAAAATGGAAGCAGAAAAAATTCATAATTCAGTAATTACAGCAAAAGATCTTTTAGAAGTAGAAATTAATTAA
- a CDS encoding RNA-binding domain-containing protein gives MNTPNLSCKIEMFCTVNPSESIEKVEQTISSIFPYSVIKNNEFTINAISKELRSFEKIYHFIHNNKLQKNFLRSLEDNLENDTTWFYLNKQAAFVEQIAICEEFDESPLGPIKVTLTSSNIDRIIDWIVFD, from the coding sequence ATGAATACTCCTAATCTTAGTTGCAAAATAGAAATGTTTTGTACAGTAAATCCATCTGAATCTATAGAAAAAGTTGAACAAACAATTTCTAGTATTTTTCCATATTCAGTTATTAAAAACAATGAATTCACAATCAATGCAATTTCTAAAGAATTAAGATCATTTGAAAAAATCTATCACTTTATTCATAATAATAAGTTACAAAAAAATTTTTTGCGTTCTTTAGAAGACAATTTAGAAAATGATACTACTTGGTTTTATCTTAATAAACAAGCTGCATTTGTTGAGCAAATTGCAATTTGTGAGGAATTTGATGAATCTCCATTGGGACCAATTAAAGTCACTTTGACATCTTCAAATATTGATAGAATTATTGATTGGATTGTGTTTGATTAA